From a region of the Tamandua tetradactyla isolate mTamTet1 chromosome 10, mTamTet1.pri, whole genome shotgun sequence genome:
- the LOC143647938 gene encoding E3 ubiquitin-protein ligase RNF113A-like yields MAEQLPPGKNTEPVCTFLFRKPGLRGAAGCRKRPACEPEPGEDGRGGEEGSAVVRPERKRTSPNPMIQKTRGGGKAQAALGGRRGEEENEVSGLGVVYRSTRSAKPVGPEDLGATAAYELDTEKERDAQAIFERSQKLQEERRGQEDDRIYRGINNYQKYMKPKDTSLGNASSGIVRKGPIRAPEHLRATVRWDYQPDICKDYKETGFCGFGDSCKFLHDRSDYKHGWQMERELGEDRHGVCEDENYEVGSDGDEVPFKCFICRQTFRNPVVTKCKHYFCEACALQHFHNTPRCYVCDQHTNGVFNPAKELIAKFEKHRAAGEGRASDFPKDPNEDPVLIT; encoded by the coding sequence atggcagagcagcttccCCCCGGAAAGAACACAGAGCCGGTATGCACTTTCCTTTTCAGAAAACCTGGGCTTAGAGGTGCTGCAGGCTGCAGGAAGCGGCCGGCCTGCGAGCCGGAGCCCGGAGAAGACGGCAGGGGTGGCGAGGAAGGCAGCGCCGTGGTGCGCCCGGAAAGGAAGCGGACCAGCCCCAACCCGATGATCCAGAAGACTCGGGGCGGCGGGAAAGCGCAGGCGGCCCTGGGCGGTAGGCGCGGCGAGGAGGAGAATGAGGTCTCGGGCCTCGGCGTGGTCTACAGGTCCACCCGTTCTGCGAAACCCGTGGGGCCCGAGGATCTGGGGGCGACTGCTGCGTACGAGCTGGACACCGAGAAGGAGCGGGACGCCCAGGCCATCTTTGAGCGTAGCCAGAAGCTCCAGGAGGAGCGGAGGGGTCAGGAAGATGACAGAATCTATCGGGGAATCAATAATTATCAGAAGTACATGAAGCCCAAAGACACGTCTCTGGGCAATGCCTCCTCCGGAATCGTGAGGAAGGGCCCCATCCGAGCTCCCGAGCATCTCCGCGCCACCGTGCGCTGGGATTACCAGCCGGACATCTGCAAGGACTACAAGGAGACTGGCTTCTGCGGCTTCGGAGACAGCTGCAAGTTCCTCCATGATCGCTCCGATTACAAGCATGGGTGGCAGATGGAACGTGAGCTTGGTGAGGATCGCCATGGTGTCTGTGAGGATGAAAACTATGAAGTGGGGAGCGATGGTGATGAAGTACCATTTAAGTGTTTCATCTGTCGCCAGACCTTCCGAAATCCGGTTGTCACCAAATGCAAGCATTATTTCTGCGAGGCCTGTGCGTTACAGCATTTCCACAACACCCCGCGTTGCTATGTCTGTGACCAGCACACCAATGGCGTCTTCAATCCTGCGAAAGAACTGATTGCCAAATTTGAGAAGCATCGAGCTGCGGGAGAGGGCCGTGCTTCCGATTTTCCAAAAGACCCCAATGAGGATCCAGTTCTTATTACTTAG